One Malus domestica chromosome 11, GDT2T_hap1 genomic region harbors:
- the LOC103448745 gene encoding protein SEEDLING PLASTID DEVELOPMENT 1 isoform X2, with amino-acid sequence MLNTCFHLLYPQPLLTTQIQIQAFSSKFQCKTQSFPHKSLPITCFPHFLTRIPSGYPRFFLGALCSSSSSCSASQEGEDFDVELGRLLALLPEEMRRRVSEHPELHQLIEVVMDLGRKPLARFPSGDFVLSELPITLQDLEQATSQVGDFAVDNRAGSAGLLRDLVQDGGSLLLIGPPGVGKTTIIREIARMLANDYKKRVMIVDTSNEIGGDGDIPHGGIGSARRMQVPFSDMQHKVLIEAVENHMPQVIVIDEIGTKLEALAASTIAQRGIQLVATAHGVTIENLIMNPSLEMLVGGIQSVTLGDEEASRRGVQKTVQERKGPATFSCAVEIISNDELRVHCSLETTVDAILSGRFPKFEVRKMHSWGPETTERENFIYSSLDEEDEEDEDVFEDALDTANKGSGHIDFNPEVPQNMREDYWAVGKQLRVFVYGILEASVIQVIKQLKMDEAAVQLTDDISRADALLALQSKLKKNPRLQAVAKSYGAPVYVTKSNSLVEIRKAVRALTSDHKDGLKDYGSVDNVKSSEKIDALEEARIAIEQVVIPKGEPVELLPRPSHIMSAQMDLIRKYQLEAERIGKEPDVRLRILPFHSTTIEENHTSKRVGADDGFDDFLDTNGNTNGSLLIVDRLPLLPE; translated from the exons ATGCTCAATACCTGCTTTCATCTGCTTTACCCACAACCTCTACTGACaacccaaatccaaatccaagcTTTTTCTTCCAAATTTCAATGCAAGACTCAATCTTTTCCCCATAAATCCCTACCAATCACATGTTTTCCTCACTTCCTCACCAGAATCCCATCTGGGTACCCAAGGTTTTTTCTGGGTGCTCTGTGTTCTTCGAGTTCATCGTGTTCTGCTTCGCAGGAGGGGGAAGATTTCGACGTGGAATTGGGCCGGCTTTTGGCGCTTTTGCCTGAAGAAATGCGGCGGAGGGTCAGCGAGCACCCAGAGCTTCACCAGTTGATTGAAGTGGTTATGGACTTGGGTCGGAAGCCTTTGGCCCGGTTTCCATCTGGGGACTTTGTGCTGTCGGAGCTTCCGATCACGCTTCAGGATCTCGAACAAGCTACTTCTCAG GTTGGTGATTTTGCCGTTGACAATCGAGCAG GCAGTGCTGGTTTGCTGCGAGATTTGGTTCAAGATGGCGGTTCTTTGTTACTCATTGGGCCTCCAGGGGTAGGAAAAACAACAATTATCAG GGAAATTGCTCGAATGCTTGCAAATGATTATAAGAAACGTGTGATGATTGTTGACACCTCCAATGAGATTGGTGGGGATGGTGATATACCCCATGGAGGAATAGGCAGTGCCCGACGAATGCAGGTCCCCTTCTCTGATATGCAACATAAG GTCTTGATAGAGGCTGTTGAAAATCATATGCCACAAGTGATTGTAATTGATGAAATTGGCACTAAACTTGAAGCATTGGCTGCAAGCACAATTGCGCAACGTGGAATTCAGCTAGTTGCCACTGCTCATGGTGTAACTATTGAGAATTTAATAATGAACCCTTCATTAGAGATGCTTGTTGGAGGAATACAG AGCGTGACACTGGGAGATGAAGAGGCCAGCCGGAGGGGGGTTCAGAAGACAGTGCAAGAAAGGAAAGGCCCTGCAACATTTAGTTGTGCGGTGGAGATAATTTCAAATGATGAATTGAGAGTTCATTGTAGCTTAGAAACAACAGTGGATGCTATTCTCTCAG GTCGTTTCCCAAAATTTGAGGTTCGTAAAATGCACTCTTGGGGACCAGAAACTACcgaaagggaaaattttatttacagtTCCTTGGATGAAGAGGATGAAGAGGACGAAGATGTTTTTGAAGATGCTCTAGATACGGCCAATAAAGGATCTGGCCATATTGATTTCAACCCTGAGGTCCCTCAAAATATGCGAGAGGATTATTGGGCTGTAGGAAAGCAACTTCGCGTGTTTGTTTATGGG ATCCTAGAAGCCAGCGTGATACAAGTGATTAAACAGTTGAAGATGGACGAAGCTGCTGTACAGTTAACAGATGATATTAGCCGGGCAGATGCACTACTTGCCTTGCAGTCGAAGCTTAAGAAGAATCCCCGGCTTCAAGCTGTTGCTAAGTCTTATGGAGCACCTGTTTATGTCACGAAG TCAAACTCTTTGGTGGAAATTAGAAAGGCAGTTAGAGCATTGACGAGTGATCATAAAGATGGTCTGAAGGATTACGGGTCAGTAGACAATGTGAAGTCATCTGAAAAGATTGATGCTTTAGAG GAGGCAAGAATAGCCATTGAGCAGGTTGTAATTCCGAAAGGTGAACCTGTGGAACTTCTTCCGAGGCCATCCCACATTATGTCTGCTCAGATGGACCTCATTCGCAAGTACCAACTAGAAGCAGAAAGAATTGGTAAGGAGCCAGATGTGCGACTCCGCATCCTTCCATTTCACTCTACGACAATAGAAGAGAATCATACTAGCAAAAGAGTTGGTGCCGATGATGGATTTGATGACTTTCTTGACACCAACGGTAACACGAATGGTTCACTCCTCATTGTGGACAGATTGCCATTACTTCCTGAATAG
- the LOC103448745 gene encoding protein SEEDLING PLASTID DEVELOPMENT 1 isoform X1 → MLNTCFHLLYPQPLLTTQIQIQAFSSKFQCKTQSFPHKSLPITCFPHFLTRIPSGYPRFFLGALCSSSSSCSASQEGEDFDVELGRLLALLPEEMRRRVSEHPELHQLIEVVMDLGRKPLARFPSGDFVLSELPITLQDLEQATSQVGDFAVDNRAGISRTLHRISAIRNRKGVIIGLTCRVGRAISGSAGLLRDLVQDGGSLLLIGPPGVGKTTIIREIARMLANDYKKRVMIVDTSNEIGGDGDIPHGGIGSARRMQVPFSDMQHKVLIEAVENHMPQVIVIDEIGTKLEALAASTIAQRGIQLVATAHGVTIENLIMNPSLEMLVGGIQSVTLGDEEASRRGVQKTVQERKGPATFSCAVEIISNDELRVHCSLETTVDAILSGRFPKFEVRKMHSWGPETTERENFIYSSLDEEDEEDEDVFEDALDTANKGSGHIDFNPEVPQNMREDYWAVGKQLRVFVYGILEASVIQVIKQLKMDEAAVQLTDDISRADALLALQSKLKKNPRLQAVAKSYGAPVYVTKSNSLVEIRKAVRALTSDHKDGLKDYGSVDNVKSSEKIDALEEARIAIEQVVIPKGEPVELLPRPSHIMSAQMDLIRKYQLEAERIGKEPDVRLRILPFHSTTIEENHTSKRVGADDGFDDFLDTNGNTNGSLLIVDRLPLLPE, encoded by the exons ATGCTCAATACCTGCTTTCATCTGCTTTACCCACAACCTCTACTGACaacccaaatccaaatccaagcTTTTTCTTCCAAATTTCAATGCAAGACTCAATCTTTTCCCCATAAATCCCTACCAATCACATGTTTTCCTCACTTCCTCACCAGAATCCCATCTGGGTACCCAAGGTTTTTTCTGGGTGCTCTGTGTTCTTCGAGTTCATCGTGTTCTGCTTCGCAGGAGGGGGAAGATTTCGACGTGGAATTGGGCCGGCTTTTGGCGCTTTTGCCTGAAGAAATGCGGCGGAGGGTCAGCGAGCACCCAGAGCTTCACCAGTTGATTGAAGTGGTTATGGACTTGGGTCGGAAGCCTTTGGCCCGGTTTCCATCTGGGGACTTTGTGCTGTCGGAGCTTCCGATCACGCTTCAGGATCTCGAACAAGCTACTTCTCAG GTTGGTGATTTTGCCGTTGACAATCGAGCAGGTATTAGTAGGACATTACACCGCATTAGTGCCATTAGGAATCGAAAGGGTGTCATTATTGGTCTAACTTGTCGTGTTGGGAGGGCAATATCAGGCAGTGCTGGTTTGCTGCGAGATTTGGTTCAAGATGGCGGTTCTTTGTTACTCATTGGGCCTCCAGGGGTAGGAAAAACAACAATTATCAG GGAAATTGCTCGAATGCTTGCAAATGATTATAAGAAACGTGTGATGATTGTTGACACCTCCAATGAGATTGGTGGGGATGGTGATATACCCCATGGAGGAATAGGCAGTGCCCGACGAATGCAGGTCCCCTTCTCTGATATGCAACATAAG GTCTTGATAGAGGCTGTTGAAAATCATATGCCACAAGTGATTGTAATTGATGAAATTGGCACTAAACTTGAAGCATTGGCTGCAAGCACAATTGCGCAACGTGGAATTCAGCTAGTTGCCACTGCTCATGGTGTAACTATTGAGAATTTAATAATGAACCCTTCATTAGAGATGCTTGTTGGAGGAATACAG AGCGTGACACTGGGAGATGAAGAGGCCAGCCGGAGGGGGGTTCAGAAGACAGTGCAAGAAAGGAAAGGCCCTGCAACATTTAGTTGTGCGGTGGAGATAATTTCAAATGATGAATTGAGAGTTCATTGTAGCTTAGAAACAACAGTGGATGCTATTCTCTCAG GTCGTTTCCCAAAATTTGAGGTTCGTAAAATGCACTCTTGGGGACCAGAAACTACcgaaagggaaaattttatttacagtTCCTTGGATGAAGAGGATGAAGAGGACGAAGATGTTTTTGAAGATGCTCTAGATACGGCCAATAAAGGATCTGGCCATATTGATTTCAACCCTGAGGTCCCTCAAAATATGCGAGAGGATTATTGGGCTGTAGGAAAGCAACTTCGCGTGTTTGTTTATGGG ATCCTAGAAGCCAGCGTGATACAAGTGATTAAACAGTTGAAGATGGACGAAGCTGCTGTACAGTTAACAGATGATATTAGCCGGGCAGATGCACTACTTGCCTTGCAGTCGAAGCTTAAGAAGAATCCCCGGCTTCAAGCTGTTGCTAAGTCTTATGGAGCACCTGTTTATGTCACGAAG TCAAACTCTTTGGTGGAAATTAGAAAGGCAGTTAGAGCATTGACGAGTGATCATAAAGATGGTCTGAAGGATTACGGGTCAGTAGACAATGTGAAGTCATCTGAAAAGATTGATGCTTTAGAG GAGGCAAGAATAGCCATTGAGCAGGTTGTAATTCCGAAAGGTGAACCTGTGGAACTTCTTCCGAGGCCATCCCACATTATGTCTGCTCAGATGGACCTCATTCGCAAGTACCAACTAGAAGCAGAAAGAATTGGTAAGGAGCCAGATGTGCGACTCCGCATCCTTCCATTTCACTCTACGACAATAGAAGAGAATCATACTAGCAAAAGAGTTGGTGCCGATGATGGATTTGATGACTTTCTTGACACCAACGGTAACACGAATGGTTCACTCCTCATTGTGGACAGATTGCCATTACTTCCTGAATAG